In the Brassica napus cultivar Da-Ae chromosome A7, Da-Ae, whole genome shotgun sequence genome, one interval contains:
- the LOC106358034 gene encoding ubiquitin-fold modifier-conjugating enzyme 1, with protein MEGWDPNTKSTLTRIPLLTTKAGPRDGDAWKQRLKEEYKSLIAYTQMNKSNDNDWFRISASNPEGTRWTGKCWYVHNLLKYEFDLQFDIPITYPATAPELELPEIDGKTQKMYRGGKICLTVHFKPLWAKNCPRFGIAHALCLGLAPWLAAEIPILVDSGMIKHKDDAASSAES; from the exons atggaaggatgggatccgaacacGAAGTCGACGTTAACGCGAATCCCTCTTCTGACGACGAAAGCGGGGCCAAGAGACGGCGATGCATGGAAACAGAGGCTTAAGGAAGAGTACAAGTCTCTGATAGCGTACACCCAGATGAACAAGTCCAACGACAACGACTGGTTCCGCATCTCCGCTTCCAATCCCGAAGGTACGCGTTGGACTGGCAAGTGTTGGTACGTTCACAACCTCCTCAAATACGAGTTCGATCTCCAATTCGACATCCCTATCACCTACCCCGCCACTGCCCCCGAGCTTGAGTTGCCTGAGATCGACGGCAAAACCCAAAAG ATGTATCGAGGTGGGAAGATTTGTTTGACTGTGCATTTCAAGCCGCTCTGGGCTAAAAACTG TCCTAGGTTTGGTATAGCACATGCGCTTTGTTTGGGACTCGCTCCATGGCTTGCTGCAGAGATTCCAATTCTTGTCGACTCGGGAATGATTAAGCACAAAGATGACGCAGCCTCCTCTGCTGAATCTTAG
- the LOC106358029 gene encoding probable beta-1,4-xylosyltransferase IRX9H, translating into MASIRRTLSPLYHDRPFDNGGAPFSPSSISSRTSKHNSSQFLSFLTATTDPKPSRRGPWRRPFYQFLAFFLIGFLLGMTPFGQIDDVNGTDRSNFEIKPPNNVKREEVGIDGVSFVAEEKKKEDFDLVVPRKLVIVVTPTYNRAMQGYYLNRVAQTLRLVEPPVLWIVVEGNAASFETSEILRKTGVMYRHLVCKRNMTSIKDRGVHQRNTALEHIELHKLDGIVYFADDDNVYSLELFESLREIRRFGTWPVAMLAPSKNKAILEGPVCNGSQVIGWHTNEKSKRLRRFHVDMSGFAFNSTILWDPKRWKRPFPHPTRQLDTVKEGFQETTFIEQVVADESDMEGVPPACSRILNWHLHLDALDVPYPQGWVMQKNLEAVITVR; encoded by the exons ATGGCTTCAATCCGGCGAACTCTCTCGCCGCTCTACCACGATCGTCCCTTCGACAACGGAGGCGCACCGTTCTCCCCCTCCTCCATCTCATCCCGCACCAGTAAACACAACTCCTCGCAGTTTCTCTCGTTCCTCACAGCGACGACTGATCCCAAACCCTCCCGCCGAGGTCCATGGCGGCGACCGTTTTACCAATTCCTCGCTTTCTTTCTCATCGGATTCCTCTTAGGTATGACACCGTTCGGTCAAATCGATGACGTCAACGGTACCGATCGGTCCAACTTCGAGATCAAACCTCCCAACAACGTGAAACGGGAAGAGGTAGGCATAGATGGAGTAAGTTTCGTggcggaggagaagaagaaggaggattTCGATTTGGTTGTGCCGAGGAAGCTTGTGATTGTGGTGACGCCAACGTACAATCGAGCGATGCAGGGGTATTACTTGAACAGAGTTGCTCAGACGCTGAGGCTAGTGGAGCCTCCTGTGTTGTGGATAGTGGTGGAGGGCAATGCGGCGTCGTTTGAGACCTCGGAGATTCTGAGGAAGACGGGGGTGATGTATAGGCACTTGGTTTGTAAGAGGAACATGACGAGTATTAAGGATCGAGGTGTTCATCAGAGGAACACTGCCTTGGAACATATTGAGTTGCATAAGCTTGATGGGATTGTTTACTTTGCTGATGATGATAATGTCTACTCGCTTGAGCTGTTTGAAAGCTTGAGAGAGATTAG GCGGTTTGGAACTTGGCCTGTTGCAATGCTTGCGCCAAGCAAAAACAAGGCCATCCTTGAAGGGCCAGTATGCAATGGGAGTCAAGTAATAGGATGGCACACTAATGAAAAGAGTAAAAGACTACGAAGGTTCCATGTTGATATGTCAGGGTTTGCTTTCAACAGCACTATACTCTGGGACCCTAAAAGGTGGAAACGTCCTTTTCCACATCCAACCCGCCAACTAGACACAGTGAAGGAAGGTTTCCAA GAGACAACATTTATAGAACAGGTGGTAGCAGATGAAAGCGACATGGAAGGTGTTCCACCAGCGTGCTCGAGGATACTGAACTGGCATCTTCACTTGGATGCCCTAGATGTCCCTTATCCACAAGGGTGGGTGATGCAGAAGAATCTCGAAGCTGTCATAACTGTGAGATAG
- the LOC106358028 gene encoding lecithin-cholesterol acyltransferase-like 1 isoform X2, with protein sequence MNKPSSLHLVLITMLTTATMTLMSQATGNNVHPLILIPGNGGNQLEARLDRDYKPSSVWCSSWLYPTRKKSDGWFRLWFDAAVLFSPFTKCFNERMMLYYDADLDDYQNAPGVQTRVSHFGSTKSLLYLNPRLRDATSYMSHLVKALEKGCGYVNDQTILGAPYDFRYGLAGSGHSTRVASQYLQDLKQLVEKASSENNGKPVILLSHSLGGLFVLHFLNRSSPLWRRKYIKHFVALAAPWGGTVEQMRTFASGNTLGVPFVNPLLVRPQQRRSESNQWLLPHSKVFHDRTKPLVVTPRVNYTAYEMDMFLEDIGFSEGVVPYKTRVLPLTEEMVTPGVPVTCIYGKGVDTPEIKYGDGDGTVNLASLAALELVHEVDSLKTVEIGGVSHTSILKDEMALKEIVEQIKILNSGLAKSRRARTVN encoded by the exons ATGAACAAACCATCTTCACTTCATTTGGTACTCATAACGATGCTCACAACGGCGACAATGACTTTGATGAGTCAAGCTACGGGTAACAACGTCCACCCTCTTATTCTAATTCCAGGAAACGGAGGTAACCAGCTAGAAGCAAGACTGGACCGAGACTACAAGCCAAGCAGCGTCTGGTGTAGCAGCTGGTTATACCCTACCCGTAAAAAAAGTGATGGATGGTTCAGGCTATGGTTTGATGCAGCAGTGTTATTCTCTCCCTTCACCAAATGCTTCAACGAACGAATGATGTTGTACTATGACGCCGATTTAGATGATTACCAAAACGCCCCTGGTGTCCAGACCCGAGTTTCTCATTTCGGTTCGACCAAATCCCTTCTCTACCTCAACCCTCGTCTCCG AGATGCCACATCTTACATGTCACATTTGGTGAAAGCTCTAGAGAAAGGATGTGGGTATGTTAATGACCAAACAATCCTTGGAGCTCCATATGACTTCAGGTACGGCCTAGCTGGGTCGGGCCACTCGACCCGTGTAGCCTCGCAATATCTACAAGACCTCAAACAGCTGGTGGAGAAAGCGAGCAGCGAGAACAACGGAAAGCCAGTGATACTCCTCTCTCATAGCCTAGGAGGCCTTTTCGTCCTCCATTTCCTCAACCGTAGCTCCCCTTTATGGCGCCGCAAGTATATCAAACACTTCGTTGCACTCGCTGCGCCGTGGGGCGGAACCGTTGAGCAGATGAGGACGTTTGCTTCGGGAAACACACTCGGTGTTCCCTTTGTTAACCCTTTGCTGGTCAGGCCGCAACAGAGAAGGTCCGAGAGTAACCAGTGGCTACTTCCACATTCAAAAGTGTTTCACGACAGAACTAAACCGCTTGTGGTTACTCCCCGGGTGAACTACACAGCTTATGAGATGGACATGTTTCTTGAAGACATTGGGTTCTCTGAAGGAGTTGTACCTTACAAGACAAGAGTGTTGCCTTTAACAGAGGAAATGGTGACTCCGGGAGTGCCGGTGACTTGCATATATGGGAAAGGAGTTGATACGCCGGAG ATTAAGTATGGAGATGGAGACGGCACGGTTAACTTGGCGAGCTTAGCAGCTTTGGAGTTGGTTCACGAAGTTGATAGTTTGAAAACCGTAGAGATTGGTGGAGTCTCGCATACCTCTATACTTAAAGATGAGATGGCACTTAAAGAGATTGTGGAGCAGATAAAGATTCTTAATTCTGGATTAGCTAAGAGTAGACGCGCGAGGACAGTCAATTAG
- the LOC106358033 gene encoding blue copper protein-like: MATRTRIFSFVFMMMSFTVLLGCCCSARIYKVGDSEGWTAKDDVYYAWAETDHKEFHVGDSLIFEYDPIINDVTQVSGALEYELCDYSSPKSVYNTGHDVVTLTEPGFHYFITSNQTQCVLGQKLDVLVIHDPSRPIPPPPPSKILPVGKTYKVGDSEGWKVYDSDFYNKWSKGKQFQVGDTLLFEYANQVNDVYEINGDLEFITCDPTSPVAVHKTGHDLVRLSEPGVYYFITSQPGYCEAGLKLRVVVGPLAKAVTNPNFPKKMDLSAMERLNNWLQTFKPHH, translated from the coding sequence ATGGCGACGAGAACGAGGATCTTCAGCTTCGTGTTCATGATGATGAGCTTCACGGTTCTCTTGGGTTGCTGCTGCTCGGCTAGGATCTACAAAGTTGGAGACTCCGAAGGATGGACTGCCAAGGACGATGTCTATTACGCTTGGGCCGAGACCGACCATAAGGAGTTCCACGTGGGAGATTCACTGATCTTTGAATACGATCCCATCATCAATGACGTCACTCAAGTTTCTGGTGCTTTAGAATACGAGTTATGCGACTATTCTTCTCCAAAATCCGTCTATAACACAGGACACGATGTCGTGACTCTCACGGAACCAGGTTTTCACTACTTCATCACCTCAAACCAAACTCAATGCGTACTGGGACAGAAGCTCGATGTTCTTGTCATCCATGACCCATCACGTCCGattcctccaccaccaccgagCAAGATACTTCCTGTCGGAAAGACCTACAAGGTCGGAGACTCGGAAGGATGGAAAGTTTATGACAGTGACTTTTATAACAAGTGGAGCAAGGGGAAACAGTTTCAAGTTGGAGATACTTTGCTTTTCGAATACGCCAACCAAGTAAACGACGTTTATGAAATCAACGGTGATCTAGAGTTCATTACATGCGACCCAACGTCTCCTGTAGCCGTGCACAAGACAGGACACGATCTTGTTAGGCTGAGCGAACCAGgagtttattatttcataaccTCACAGCCGGGTTATTGTGAGGCTGGACTTAAGCTTCGAGTGGTGGTGGGGCCACTAGCCAAAGCTGTTACTAACCCTAATTTTCCCAAGAAGATGGACTTGTCAGCTATGGAACGTCTCAACAACTGGTTACAGACTTTCAAACCCCATCATTAA
- the LOC106355167 gene encoding putative F-box/kelch-repeat protein At1g27420 codes for MESSSSWIIPGLTDDVAALCLSRIPRSNFRLLSQVCRRWKTFLRSEHFTAVRKLTGRMEEFMCVLMEDKPGTSVYWEVFDSSGNKLGPIPNIPDPGPLKWGYGVTVLNEKILFIGGFTGNIGTPHASPDVYEFSPATNSWRKLGDMNIPRYSFSLAEVDGLLYVVQGFSNDGYCLFNTEVYNPKTNQWSLMDGPNIQVAIGFAFSFKSKLYVLDNGTATIDMYDTKTKTWEMLESNELAAVYSYTVVRNKVYFLDSERPGRLGVFDPEENSWTRVFVPTEPRGFQSKLGQWNNKVLLFLRGSVGKTIINDFNKEEGSEWRDCDQIKLSGYHVYSVLIKF; via the exons ATGGAGTCGTCGTCGTCGTGGATCATACCCGGCTTGACGGACGACGTCGCGGCGCTCTGCCTTTCACGAATCCCGCGCTCAAACTTCCGTCTCCTTTCTCAGGTATGCCGGCGATGGAAGACATTCCTCAGGAGCGAGCATTTCACCGCCGTTAGAAAGTTGACCGGGAGGATGGAGGAGTTCATGTGTGTTCTGATGGAAGATAAGCCTGGCACAAGCGTGTACTGGgaagttttcgacagctcgggGAACAAACTGGGACCGATCCCTAACATCCCTGACCCTGGGCCACTGAAGTGGGGCTACGGCGTCACGGTGCTTAACGAGAAGATCTTGTTCATCGGTGGATTTACGGGGAATATTGGCACTCCCCATGCTTCCCCTGATGTTTACGAGTTCAGTCCTGCTACTAACAG CTGGAGAAAACTGGGAGACATGAACATACCACGTTACAGCTTTTCATTAGCTGAAGTGGACGGCCTTTTGTATGTGGTCCAAGGCTTTAGCAATGATGGTTATTGCCTTTTCAACACTGAAGTATACAACCCGAAAACCAACCAATGGAGCCTTATGGATGGTCCAAACATCCAGGTCGCCATTGGTTTTGCATTCTCCTTCAAGTCCAAACTCTACGTTTTAG ACAATGGAACGGCCACAATCGACATGTATGACACCAAAACGAAGACATGGGAAATGTTAGAATCAAATGAATTAGCGGCTGTTTATTCCTACACTGTTGTGAGGAACAAAGTGTATTTCCTGGACAGCGAAAGGCCTGGACGTCTGGGAGTGTTTGATCCAGAGGAGAACTCATGGACCAGGGTGTTTGTGCCTACAGAGCCGAGAGGTTTCCAGTCCAAATTGGGGCAATGGAACAATAAAGTTCTGCTGTTTTTACGGGGTTCTGTTGGTAAGAccataattaatgattttaataaagaGGAAGGGTCCGAGTGGAGAGACTGTGATCAGATTAAACTATCTGGTTATCACGTCTACAGTGTTCTCATCAAGTTCTGA
- the LOC106358025 gene encoding probable beta-1,4-xylosyltransferase IRX10 produces the protein MTNRSSLSAILLFLFFSASSAQHNVRTERISGSAGDVLEDNPVGKLKVYVYELPSKYNKKLLQKDPRCLTHMFAAEIFMHRFLLSSPVRTLNPDEADWFYAPIYPTCDLTPTGLPLPFKSPRMMRSAIQLISSNWPYWNKTEGADHFFVVPHDFGACFHYQEEKAIERGILPLLQRATLVQTFGQRNHVCLDQGSITIPPFAPPQKMHAHLIPPDVPRSIFVYFRGLFYDVNNDPEGGYYARGARAAVWENFKNNPLFDISTDHPTTYYEDMQRSIFCLCPLGWAPWSPRLVEAVVFGCIPVIIADDIVLPFADAIPWEEIGVFVAEKDVPELDTILTSIPTEVILRKQRLLANPSMKQAMLFPQPAQPGDAFHQILNGLARKLPHDASVYLKAGEKVLNWTAGPVGDLKPW, from the exons ATGACGAATCGCTCCTCCCTCTCCGCCattctcctcttcctcttcttctccgcTTCTTCCGCTCAACATAACGTTCGAACAGAGCGAATCTCAGGAAGTGCTGGTGATGTGTTGGAGGACAACCCCGTGGGGAAGCTTAAGGTTTACGTATACGAGCTTCCAAGCAAGTACAACAAGAAGCTACTTCAAAAGGACCCTCGTTGTCTCACCCACATGTTCGCTGCTGAGATCTTTATGCACAGGTTCCTCTTATCTAGTCCTGTCCGAACGCTTAACCCCGATGAAGCTGATTGGTTCTACGCTCCTATCTACCCTACTTGCGATCTCACTCCGACCGGCTTGCCCTTGCCTTTTAAGTCGCCGCGTATGATGAGAAGCGCTATACAGCTAATCTCATCGAACTGGCCGTATTGGAATAAGACTGAAGGTGCTGATCACTTCTTTGTTGTGCCTCATGACTTCGGAGCTTGCTTCCATTACCAG GAAGAAAAGGCTATTGAAAGAGGGATACTTCCGCTACTCCAGCGTGCTACTTTGGTTCAGACGTTTGGTCAGAGGAACCATGTGTGTTTGGACCAAGGCTCCATCACTATTCCTCCTTTTGCACCACCGCAGAAGATGCACGCCCATCTTATTCCTCCTGACGTTCCACGCTCTATCTTTGTCTACTTCCGTGGTTTGTTTTACGATGTTAACAACGACCCAGAAGGTGGCTATTATGCAAG AGGCGCAAGAGCAGCGGTGTGggaaaacttcaagaacaaccCTCTATTCGACATCTCAACAGACCACCCGACAACATACTACGAAGACATGCAGAGATCTATCTTCTGTCTATGTCCTCTAGGATGGGCTCCATGGAGCCCGAGGCTGGTTGAAGCGGTTGTGTTTGGGTGCATTCCAGTTATTATAGCGGATGACATAGTGTTGCCTTTCGCAGACGCCATCCCCTGGGAAGAGATAGGAGTCTTTGTCGCGGAGAAAGACGTCCCTGAGCTAGACACGATCCTGACCTCAATACCAACGGAAGTGATTTTAAGGAAACAGAGACTCCTAGCGAATCCTTCGATGAAACAAGCCATGCTCTTCCCTCAACCGGCGCAGCCAGGGGATGCATTCCATCAGATACTTAACGGGTTAGCTAGGAAGTTACCACATGACGCAAGTGTATACTTGAAAGCGGGTGAGAAGGTACTGAACTGGACCGCTGGTCCTGTTGGTGACCTTAAGCCTTGGTAA
- the LOC106358028 gene encoding lecithin-cholesterol acyltransferase-like 1 isoform X1: protein MNKPSSLHLVLITMLTTATMTLMSQATGNNVHPLILIPGNGGNQLEARLDRDYKPSSVWCSSWLYPTRKKSDGWFRLWFDAAVLFSPFTKCFNERMMLYYDADLDDYQNAPGVQTRVSHFGSTKSLLYLNPRLRDATSYMSHLVKALEKGCGYVNDQTILGAPYDFRYGLAGSGHSTRVASQYLQDLKQLVEKASSENNGKPVILLSHSLGGLFVLHFLNRSSPLWRRKYIKHFVALAAPWGGTVEQMRTFASGNTLGVPFVNPLLVRPQQRRSESNQWLLPHSKVFHDRTKPLVVTPRVNYTAYEMDMFLEDIGFSEGVVPYKTRVLPLTEEMVTPGVPVTCIYGKGVDTPEVLVYGEGGFDEQPEIKYGDGDGTVNLASLAALELVHEVDSLKTVEIGGVSHTSILKDEMALKEIVEQIKILNSGLAKSRRARTVN from the exons ATGAACAAACCATCTTCACTTCATTTGGTACTCATAACGATGCTCACAACGGCGACAATGACTTTGATGAGTCAAGCTACGGGTAACAACGTCCACCCTCTTATTCTAATTCCAGGAAACGGAGGTAACCAGCTAGAAGCAAGACTGGACCGAGACTACAAGCCAAGCAGCGTCTGGTGTAGCAGCTGGTTATACCCTACCCGTAAAAAAAGTGATGGATGGTTCAGGCTATGGTTTGATGCAGCAGTGTTATTCTCTCCCTTCACCAAATGCTTCAACGAACGAATGATGTTGTACTATGACGCCGATTTAGATGATTACCAAAACGCCCCTGGTGTCCAGACCCGAGTTTCTCATTTCGGTTCGACCAAATCCCTTCTCTACCTCAACCCTCGTCTCCG AGATGCCACATCTTACATGTCACATTTGGTGAAAGCTCTAGAGAAAGGATGTGGGTATGTTAATGACCAAACAATCCTTGGAGCTCCATATGACTTCAGGTACGGCCTAGCTGGGTCGGGCCACTCGACCCGTGTAGCCTCGCAATATCTACAAGACCTCAAACAGCTGGTGGAGAAAGCGAGCAGCGAGAACAACGGAAAGCCAGTGATACTCCTCTCTCATAGCCTAGGAGGCCTTTTCGTCCTCCATTTCCTCAACCGTAGCTCCCCTTTATGGCGCCGCAAGTATATCAAACACTTCGTTGCACTCGCTGCGCCGTGGGGCGGAACCGTTGAGCAGATGAGGACGTTTGCTTCGGGAAACACACTCGGTGTTCCCTTTGTTAACCCTTTGCTGGTCAGGCCGCAACAGAGAAGGTCCGAGAGTAACCAGTGGCTACTTCCACATTCAAAAGTGTTTCACGACAGAACTAAACCGCTTGTGGTTACTCCCCGGGTGAACTACACAGCTTATGAGATGGACATGTTTCTTGAAGACATTGGGTTCTCTGAAGGAGTTGTACCTTACAAGACAAGAGTGTTGCCTTTAACAGAGGAAATGGTGACTCCGGGAGTGCCGGTGACTTGCATATATGGGAAAGGAGTTGATACGCCGGAGGTTTTGGTGTATGGAGAAGGAGGGTTTGATGAGCAACCAGAGATTAAGTATGGAGATGGAGACGGCACGGTTAACTTGGCGAGCTTAGCAGCTTTGGAGTTGGTTCACGAAGTTGATAGTTTGAAAACCGTAGAGATTGGTGGAGTCTCGCATACCTCTATACTTAAAGATGAGATGGCACTTAAAGAGATTGTGGAGCAGATAAAGATTCTTAATTCTGGATTAGCTAAGAGTAGACGCGCGAGGACAGTCAATTAG